A genomic stretch from Falco naumanni isolate bFalNau1 chromosome 4, bFalNau1.pat, whole genome shotgun sequence includes:
- the GPRC5B gene encoding G-protein coupled receptor family C group 5 member B isoform X1 translates to MLGIALSSDRKMKTYPAIGFFLLFVISYGSSENSSTSRGCGLDLLPQYVYLCDLDAIWGIVVEAVAGAGVLTTLLLMLILLVRLPFIKDKEKKSPLGIHFLFLFGTLGLFGLTFAFIIQEDEMVCSTRRFLWGVIFALCFSCLLAQTWRLHRLVRHGKSPSGWHLAGVAICLMLVQVIIATEWLILTIVRDNKLACSYEPMDFAMALIYVMFLMVFTMGFSLFTLCGKFKKWKKNGVCLIITLFFSILIWVAWMTMYLFGNAELKRRDKWSDPTLAIALVSSGWVFVIFHAIPEVHCTILPSQQENTPNYFDTSQPRMRETAFEEDIQLPRSYMENKAFSMDEHNAALRTAGFRNGSLGSRPSAPFRSNVYQPTEMAVVLNGGTIPTAPPSYTGRHLW, encoded by the exons ATGCTCGGGATTGCTCTGAGTTCAG acagaaaaatgaaaacctaTCCAGCCATtggtttcttcctcctcttcgTGATCAGCTATGGCTCTTCTGAAAACTCCAGTACGTCTAGAGGGTGTGGACTGGATCTTCTCCCTCAGTATGTTTACCTGTGTGACTTGGATGCCATTTGGGGCATAGTTGTGGAGGCAGTTGCGGGGGCAGGTGTGCTGACCACATTGCTGCTGATGCTGATTTTGCTGGTGAGGCTGCCCTTCATCAAGGACAAAGAGAAGAAGAGCCCCCTGGGAAtacatttcctctttctgtttggGACTCTCGGACTGTTTGGGCTGACATTTGCTTTCATCATACAAGAAGATGAAATGGTGTGCTCCACCCGAAGATTTCTGTGGGGAGTTATCTTTGCTTTGTGCTTCTCGTGCTTGCTAGCTCAAACCTGGAGACTTCATAGACTAGTTCGACATGGGAAGAGTCCATCTGGCTGGCATCTAGCTGGTGTGGCAATCTGCCTGATGCTCGTTCAGGTCATTATCGCAACCGAGTGGTTAATACTGACAATTGTCAGAGATAACAAGTTGGCCTGCAGCTACGAACCAATGGATTTTGCTATGGCTTTGATTTACGTTATGTTCCTCATGGTATTTACCATgggattttctcttttcactctCTGTGGAAAGtttaagaaatggaagaaaaatggagtATGCCTCAttataacactttttttttccattctgatttGGGTAGCCTGGATGACTATGTACCTCTTTGGTAATGCTGAGCTAAAGAGAAGAGACAAATGGAGTGATCCCACTCTTGCTATTGCACTGGTGTCCAGTGGTTGGgtgtttgttatttttcacGCCATCCCAGAGGTCCACTGTACCATCCTTCcatcacagcaggaaaacactCCCAATTATTTTGATACTTCACAGCCAAGGATGCGTGAAACTGCTTTTGAGGAAGATATACAGCTTCCTCGGAGctacatggaaaataaagccTTTTCAATGGATGAACATAATGCAG CGCTAAGAACAGCAGGATTTCGAAATGGCAGTTTGGGAAGCCGACCTAGTGCTCCTTTTAGAAGCAATGTTTATCAGCCAACTGAGATGGCAGTTGTGCTAAATGGTGGGACT ATACCAACTGCTCCGCCAAGTTACACTGGACGACACCTCTGGTGA
- the GPRC5B gene encoding G-protein coupled receptor family C group 5 member B isoform X2: MKTYPAIGFFLLFVISYGSSENSSTSRGCGLDLLPQYVYLCDLDAIWGIVVEAVAGAGVLTTLLLMLILLVRLPFIKDKEKKSPLGIHFLFLFGTLGLFGLTFAFIIQEDEMVCSTRRFLWGVIFALCFSCLLAQTWRLHRLVRHGKSPSGWHLAGVAICLMLVQVIIATEWLILTIVRDNKLACSYEPMDFAMALIYVMFLMVFTMGFSLFTLCGKFKKWKKNGVCLIITLFFSILIWVAWMTMYLFGNAELKRRDKWSDPTLAIALVSSGWVFVIFHAIPEVHCTILPSQQENTPNYFDTSQPRMRETAFEEDIQLPRSYMENKAFSMDEHNAALRTAGFRNGSLGSRPSAPFRSNVYQPTEMAVVLNGGTIPTAPPSYTGRHLW; this comes from the exons atgaaaacctaTCCAGCCATtggtttcttcctcctcttcgTGATCAGCTATGGCTCTTCTGAAAACTCCAGTACGTCTAGAGGGTGTGGACTGGATCTTCTCCCTCAGTATGTTTACCTGTGTGACTTGGATGCCATTTGGGGCATAGTTGTGGAGGCAGTTGCGGGGGCAGGTGTGCTGACCACATTGCTGCTGATGCTGATTTTGCTGGTGAGGCTGCCCTTCATCAAGGACAAAGAGAAGAAGAGCCCCCTGGGAAtacatttcctctttctgtttggGACTCTCGGACTGTTTGGGCTGACATTTGCTTTCATCATACAAGAAGATGAAATGGTGTGCTCCACCCGAAGATTTCTGTGGGGAGTTATCTTTGCTTTGTGCTTCTCGTGCTTGCTAGCTCAAACCTGGAGACTTCATAGACTAGTTCGACATGGGAAGAGTCCATCTGGCTGGCATCTAGCTGGTGTGGCAATCTGCCTGATGCTCGTTCAGGTCATTATCGCAACCGAGTGGTTAATACTGACAATTGTCAGAGATAACAAGTTGGCCTGCAGCTACGAACCAATGGATTTTGCTATGGCTTTGATTTACGTTATGTTCCTCATGGTATTTACCATgggattttctcttttcactctCTGTGGAAAGtttaagaaatggaagaaaaatggagtATGCCTCAttataacactttttttttccattctgatttGGGTAGCCTGGATGACTATGTACCTCTTTGGTAATGCTGAGCTAAAGAGAAGAGACAAATGGAGTGATCCCACTCTTGCTATTGCACTGGTGTCCAGTGGTTGGgtgtttgttatttttcacGCCATCCCAGAGGTCCACTGTACCATCCTTCcatcacagcaggaaaacactCCCAATTATTTTGATACTTCACAGCCAAGGATGCGTGAAACTGCTTTTGAGGAAGATATACAGCTTCCTCGGAGctacatggaaaataaagccTTTTCAATGGATGAACATAATGCAG CGCTAAGAACAGCAGGATTTCGAAATGGCAGTTTGGGAAGCCGACCTAGTGCTCCTTTTAGAAGCAATGTTTATCAGCCAACTGAGATGGCAGTTGTGCTAAATGGTGGGACT ATACCAACTGCTCCGCCAAGTTACACTGGACGACACCTCTGGTGA